One window of Robiginitalea biformata HTCC2501 genomic DNA carries:
- a CDS encoding dicarboxylate/amino acid:cation symporter — translation MRKLDLHWQILIGMLLGIVFGFVMTYPDWGAEFVQDWINPFGTIFVKLLKLIAIPLILASLVKGISDLKDISSFRNIGLRTIGIYIVTTVVAISIGLILVNIMKPGNGISEETIAQLEQTYASDAGVTSKLEEASRQRESGPLQFLVDMVPDNAFQALSDNALMLQVIFFTIFLGISMLLIGEKDAEPLKKFFDALNEVVLKMVDLIMLTAPVAVFALLANVVVSSGDPDLLLALLKYAGVVVLGLFLMIVFYSLVVATFTRYNPWTFLKKISPAQLLAFSTSSSAATLPVTMERVEEHIGVDKEVSSFVLPVGATINMDGTSLYQGVAAVFISQALGFELSLAGQLTIILTALLASIGSAAVPGAGMVMLVIVLESINFPADKLAIGLALIFAVDRPLDMLRTVVNVTGDATVSMMVAKSVGKLGKPKVKNWDDHLDEVR, via the coding sequence ATGAGGAAGCTCGACCTGCACTGGCAAATCCTGATCGGGATGTTGCTGGGTATCGTTTTCGGATTTGTAATGACTTACCCGGACTGGGGGGCCGAATTTGTCCAGGACTGGATCAACCCCTTCGGGACAATATTTGTCAAACTCCTCAAACTCATTGCCATACCGCTGATCCTGGCCTCCCTGGTCAAGGGGATTTCCGACCTGAAGGACATCTCCAGTTTCCGGAATATCGGCCTGCGGACCATCGGGATTTATATCGTGACCACAGTGGTGGCCATCAGTATCGGTCTGATCCTGGTCAATATCATGAAGCCCGGGAACGGCATTTCAGAGGAAACCATCGCCCAGCTCGAGCAAACCTACGCCTCGGATGCCGGGGTTACATCCAAACTGGAGGAAGCGAGCCGGCAGCGGGAGAGCGGACCCCTGCAGTTCCTTGTGGATATGGTGCCCGACAACGCTTTTCAGGCCCTGAGCGACAATGCGCTCATGCTGCAGGTGATTTTCTTTACCATTTTCCTGGGGATCAGTATGCTGCTTATCGGGGAGAAGGATGCCGAGCCATTGAAAAAGTTTTTTGACGCCCTGAACGAAGTGGTCCTCAAAATGGTGGACCTGATCATGCTGACGGCACCAGTAGCCGTCTTTGCGCTCCTTGCCAACGTGGTGGTCTCCTCGGGAGATCCGGATCTGCTCCTGGCACTGCTCAAGTACGCCGGAGTGGTTGTCCTCGGGCTCTTCCTGATGATCGTCTTCTACAGCCTCGTGGTCGCTACCTTTACCCGCTACAACCCATGGACCTTCCTGAAGAAGATCAGCCCCGCCCAATTGCTGGCCTTTTCCACGAGCTCGAGTGCTGCTACCCTGCCGGTTACCATGGAGCGCGTGGAGGAACATATCGGGGTGGATAAGGAGGTCTCGAGTTTTGTGCTGCCCGTAGGTGCCACCATCAACATGGACGGAACCAGCCTGTACCAGGGGGTTGCCGCCGTTTTCATCTCCCAGGCGCTCGGTTTTGAGCTGAGCCTTGCTGGGCAGCTGACCATCATCCTCACCGCATTGCTGGCCTCCATCGGATCCGCCGCCGTGCCTGGCGCCGGGATGGTGATGCTGGTGATTGTCCTGGAGTCCATCAATTTCCCCGCAGACAAACTAGCCATTGGCCTGGCGCTGATATTCGCCGTCGACCGGCCGCTGGACATGCTCCGTACAGTAGTCAACGTTACCGGGGATGCCACGGTTTCCATGATGGTAGCCAAATCGGTGGGGAAACTCGGGAAACCCAAGGTCAAAAACTGGGACGATCACCTGGACGAAGTTCGCTGA
- the gshB gene encoding glutathione synthase, with the protein MNICFLMYPWEEIDPDNDTSLALIHECVRRNHGVAVCTPANLTIRNSVTSAFCTVINRMEKIPGNLKAFYKKATTREEMLPLAGFDVIFMRANPPLDPLMLNFLDSVKDDVFIVNSLRGLREANNKLYTAAFGDTHSNIIPNTHVSKNKNYLIRQIKESESDRMILKPLNGYGGSGVILIEKSAMSNINSLLDFYITNSDGTSNYVILQEYIEGADQGDIRILLLNGEPIGAMRRIPGSGDHRSNVSAGGSVAKHTLTKQEKALCKQIGPRLVSDGLYFVGIDVIGGKLVEVNVMSPGGITYINKAYKTKVQTKVIDFIESKVMDKLKAFDRRSRLRKEVDDA; encoded by the coding sequence ATGAATATCTGTTTCCTGATGTATCCCTGGGAAGAAATCGACCCGGACAACGATACGAGCCTGGCGCTCATCCACGAATGCGTGCGGCGCAACCACGGGGTGGCTGTTTGTACCCCGGCCAACCTCACCATCCGGAACAGCGTCACCAGCGCGTTCTGTACGGTGATCAACCGGATGGAAAAGATACCCGGTAATTTGAAAGCCTTCTACAAGAAGGCGACTACCCGGGAGGAGATGCTTCCTCTGGCCGGATTCGACGTGATATTCATGCGTGCCAACCCACCCCTGGACCCACTCATGCTCAACTTCCTGGACTCGGTAAAGGACGATGTGTTTATCGTCAATTCCCTCCGGGGGTTGCGGGAGGCCAACAACAAGTTGTATACGGCAGCGTTTGGCGATACGCACAGCAACATCATACCCAATACGCACGTATCCAAAAACAAAAATTACCTGATCCGGCAGATCAAAGAATCGGAATCCGACCGGATGATCCTGAAGCCGCTTAACGGATACGGGGGTTCCGGGGTGATTCTCATTGAAAAGTCGGCCATGTCCAATATCAATTCGCTGCTGGATTTCTACATCACCAATTCGGACGGCACTTCAAATTACGTCATCCTCCAGGAGTACATCGAAGGGGCCGACCAGGGGGATATCCGGATCCTGCTTCTCAATGGGGAGCCAATTGGCGCCATGCGCCGCATCCCGGGCTCCGGCGACCACCGTTCGAATGTTTCCGCAGGGGGTTCCGTGGCCAAGCACACGCTGACCAAACAGGAAAAGGCGCTTTGCAAGCAGATTGGCCCAAGGCTGGTCAGCGACGGGCTCTATTTTGTGGGGATCGACGTGATCGGCGGGAAGCTGGTAGAGGTGAATGTGATGTCCCCGGGCGGGATTACCTACATCAACAAGGCTTATAAAACCAAGGTGCAGACCAAGGTTATCGATTTTATTGAAAGCAAGGTGATGGACAAGTTGAAGGCCTTTGACCGCCGTTCCCGCCTGCGTAAAGAGGTTGACGATGCTTAG
- a CDS encoding N-formylglutamate amidohydrolase: MLRLPVAEMLRRIERGEPFEAVADDYSFRLKIEEYAPLVCGAVHDGHQFRKALWGICTHTEYERWYEEDPCTRDMVADHPIVLAGCDSRFEYDLNRPPESAIYEDAWGKPLWKRPLPGREHQLSLGKHQAFYQVVHALVGKLESLHGAVLVIDMHSYNYRRWQREVPTWNLGTRNIDNARFGHLAEAWRAKLADIVLPHAIPSTARINDTFQGNGYFLKFITRNFGNTLVLATEIAKVYCDETSGILYPEVVAAVRRQLKELIPLQLAAFRKSL, translated from the coding sequence ATGCTTAGGCTCCCGGTGGCGGAGATGCTCCGCCGCATTGAACGGGGAGAACCCTTTGAAGCCGTAGCCGATGACTATTCCTTCAGGCTGAAAATCGAAGAGTACGCCCCCCTGGTGTGCGGGGCTGTCCACGACGGGCACCAGTTCCGCAAAGCACTATGGGGTATCTGCACGCATACGGAATACGAGCGATGGTATGAGGAGGACCCCTGTACCCGGGACATGGTAGCCGACCACCCGATAGTCCTGGCGGGCTGTGACAGCCGGTTTGAATACGACCTGAACCGCCCGCCGGAGTCTGCTATTTACGAGGACGCCTGGGGCAAACCCCTGTGGAAGCGACCCCTTCCCGGGAGGGAGCATCAGCTCAGCCTGGGAAAACATCAGGCCTTTTACCAGGTAGTCCATGCCCTGGTCGGCAAGCTCGAGTCCCTGCACGGCGCCGTTCTGGTCATCGACATGCACAGCTATAATTACCGTCGCTGGCAGCGGGAGGTACCCACCTGGAACCTGGGGACTCGCAATATCGACAATGCGCGTTTTGGACACCTGGCCGAGGCCTGGCGGGCAAAACTGGCGGATATCGTATTGCCCCACGCAATCCCCTCCACCGCCCGGATCAACGATACCTTTCAGGGCAACGGATACTTTCTGAAATTCATCACCCGAAACTTCGGAAACACCCTGGTGCTCGCCACCGAGATCGCCAAGGTGTATTGCGACGAGACAAGCGGCATCCTCTATCCGGAAGTCGTGGCGGCTGTACGCCGGCAATTGAAAGAATTAATACCTTTGCAGCTCGCCGCATTCCGAAAATCCCTATGA
- a CDS encoding flavohemoglobin expression-modulating QEGLA motif protein has protein sequence MTEPRIHPDLQHQYARVLEIDTHLDRLVKRIELLQYVNPLNTEKEKHRFFASKFTEEPQFKYPKLKFDPYKLHRLFFSHRLDRIEDPVIRDMYKEVIYFYANMVQCIETIGHGKRFYYNSLRVYGTPTEKDVENARFILHFEDEPAFGNMEKRHSPEAARAYFEKFAKQYDFPLDIRFSTHIAAEAMVSNSSRSLLIKRNARFSDNQLLTLAHHEIGVHLVTTFNGLAQPLKIFSNGLPKNVETQEGLAVFSEYMGGALTLKRLKEISYRVLASDSLSKGYSFADTFDLIHNQYKLDRDAAFTITLRAHRGGGFTKDRLYLSGLRKIYKRYLREESMDRMLTGKVALDFEKQIAYLQDIGLAVKGPHDCLSFRDKRNTNPTLDFILNNLK, from the coding sequence ATGACCGAACCCCGAATACACCCCGACCTGCAGCACCAGTACGCCCGGGTCCTGGAAATCGATACCCACCTGGACCGCCTGGTAAAGCGCATCGAATTGCTGCAGTACGTCAACCCGCTGAATACGGAAAAGGAAAAACACCGGTTTTTCGCATCGAAATTTACGGAGGAGCCGCAATTTAAGTATCCCAAACTCAAGTTCGACCCCTATAAGTTGCACCGTCTCTTTTTTTCCCATCGGCTGGATCGCATTGAGGACCCCGTGATCCGGGACATGTATAAGGAGGTCATCTACTTTTACGCGAATATGGTGCAGTGTATCGAAACGATCGGGCACGGAAAACGGTTCTACTACAATTCCCTGAGAGTCTACGGCACGCCGACGGAGAAAGACGTGGAAAACGCCCGGTTTATCCTGCATTTTGAAGACGAACCCGCTTTCGGGAACATGGAAAAACGGCACAGCCCGGAAGCGGCCCGGGCCTACTTTGAGAAATTCGCAAAGCAATACGATTTTCCTCTGGACATCCGGTTCTCGACGCATATTGCGGCGGAGGCCATGGTGAGCAATAGCAGCCGCAGCCTGCTTATCAAGCGGAACGCCCGGTTCAGCGATAACCAGTTGCTCACCCTGGCACACCATGAAATTGGGGTGCACCTGGTCACAACTTTCAACGGGCTGGCGCAACCCCTGAAAATATTTTCCAATGGATTGCCCAAAAACGTGGAGACCCAGGAAGGCCTGGCCGTTTTCAGCGAATACATGGGCGGCGCCCTTACTTTAAAAAGACTTAAAGAGATATCATACAGGGTATTAGCATCTGATAGTTTAAGTAAAGGTTACAGCTTTGCAGATACCTTCGATCTGATCCACAACCAGTATAAGCTGGACCGGGATGCGGCATTTACGATTACGCTGAGGGCGCATCGGGGGGGTGGTTTCACCAAAGACCGGCTCTACCTGAGTGGGTTGCGCAAGATCTATAAGCGCTATTTGCGGGAGGAATCCATGGACCGGATGCTCACCGGCAAGGTTGCCCTGGATTTCGAAAAGCAGATTGCCTACCTGCAGGACATCGGCCTGGCCGTGAAAGGGCCGCACGACTGCCTGAGTTTTCGGGATAAGCGCAATACCAATCCCACACTGGACTTTATCCTTAACAACCTGAAATAA
- a CDS encoding thiol-disulfide oxidoreductase DCC family protein: MQQKSQTPTYLRDMDFPEGKKIILFDGVCNLCNAAVQRIIQRDRQDVFLMAPLQGPTARELTRERGIDTEQVDSIILIDPGVAYYIKSDAALEIARDLKGYRWLPFLTGWIPRAVRDWVYDLVARNRYGWFGKRQDCMLPTPEIKEKFLD, translated from the coding sequence ATGCAGCAGAAATCGCAAACCCCGACGTATCTTCGCGACATGGATTTCCCTGAAGGCAAAAAAATCATCCTGTTCGACGGTGTTTGCAACCTTTGCAACGCTGCAGTCCAGCGCATCATCCAGCGAGACAGGCAAGATGTTTTCCTGATGGCGCCGTTGCAGGGGCCAACAGCCCGGGAACTGACCCGGGAAAGGGGCATTGACACGGAACAGGTAGACTCCATCATCCTGATCGACCCCGGGGTAGCCTATTACATCAAATCCGACGCCGCTCTGGAAATTGCAAGGGACCTGAAGGGGTACCGCTGGCTGCCGTTCCTCACCGGCTGGATCCCGCGTGCGGTTCGCGACTGGGTTTACGACCTGGTGGCTCGCAACCGGTACGGCTGGTTCGGCAAACGGCAGGATTGCATGCTGCCCACCCCGGAAATAAAGGAAAAGTTCCTGGATTAA